The stretch of DNA tacacTGCAACATGCGAGTATTGCCAAGTTAGATTTACTGAAATGTAAACATATTTTGAACAATTAACAAAAAGTAGGATCAGCATGTCAACACAGTATTAGTCAATGAATTCATTGCAGGTGTCATGAACACATTACTGACAGTAACTGTAGTGGTTAAATTGTATCAAGAAGAATTAAGAGGTGTTACAAAACAGGCATCTAAAAGGTGCATCTTACAGATCCAACATGGATTTCAACAACAGGTCAACTTTTTATACCATTACTGTAGTGACGATGCCACCATGTGACACAAGGCCTGTTTCATTGGTGCTGTTTGAGAAACTCTTTCATATAGACCGCCAGGCTCTCAGTGTCCTCCAGAGTTACAGCATTGTACAGAGATGCACGTATTCCTCCGACTGACCTGCAGGGGGAGACAAATTGTCAGGTTTGAAGCCTTTAAATGTGGACGTAAGTGAGCCATTAGCAGAATGCCATGTGCATCCAGTTGATTTTGAATGAACTTCAATGTTTAAAGAAAAGATTCTGGACACAGTCTTTCCCTTGTTATCTGTGAAGGCATTAATGGGACAACTAGAGGAGGAGGCGTGTCTGACAAACTAACCTGTGTCCcttcagtgaaatcattccacgTTCAGATGCTCCGTTCAGAAACTCCTTTTCCAAGGCATCATCTCCTCCTTTCTTCCCCACACGGAATGGTGCATTCATGCGGCTTCGACAAGCCTCCTCCACAGGACACCTGCAGGGACAATAGTTCCACTTTTAATTTCACGTCATGACTTCATACCGACTGAAACTGACCGAGCATTCCCGGCAGATTTCAgacttttatttgttgtaaCATTTGCTGGTGAGGGTAGTCCTTATTCTTGGATACTCACACATAGAAACCATTAGAGGCGTTGATGATGTCATAAATCATGGAGGACTTCTGCTTGTTGAGTGTTTCCATGGCTGCGCTGCCACCGTTGCTCTTGATCCACTCCAGCACAAGAGACATTATGTAGATACTGAggtaaagaaacaaacacatcaacacacaaaaTAGGCTATAGTGAACAGCCTGTGTACTATATCATATACTGCACTGTATAAAAAGTTATCTTGAATAACTTGATTTAATAATATCAGTaaagattttacatttttatgagaTTATGTCTCCACCACTAATTTTCAGGTTGTCATCAATACAGCATGATGTCCATTTCGTATTGGAGGTGCAAGGTTGCAGATGTAGGTGGAGCTTTCAACTCAGGTCCAGTCGGACTCTTCCAAATatattggttttattgcacTGACCAACATAATAAACTAAACTTAAGGCTTCAAAATGTCAGATCACAAACCAATGGATGATGATCACTGTGGGTGGACATTTGCTACACATAAAGACAGAAATTCACTTCTAGCCTTTTCTCTTTGTCCAAAGGTGAAATCTTgcttttataaaaacacattagatCTCATTTGTTGTATAGTGCAGAAACAGAAACGCAGCTTGTGACGGTTCTGTACCTGAAACATGGTGGCGTGTTGTAGAGCGAGTTCATGTCCGCCTGCACCTTGTAGTCCAGGATGACAGGACACTCTTTTAGAGCGTGGCCTAACAAGTCCTCTCGTACGATGACCACGGTTACCCCGGCACAGCCTATATTCTTCTGAGCACCGGCGTAAATCAGCCCAAActgcacacaacaacacaaaaggacacatcacacacaaatgACACTACTTTATCTATAGCCATGCAAGTGATTTGTTTGGGGACAAGCAGCTACTGTGTGACATTTCAGGCTCAAGAAGTAACTGGAGTTTAATTTTCTTCTCTAATGATAATCTTAGCACGTTTCAGTGCGTTTGTTATTGAAGGAACTATTTGATGTTAACATGCAAAAGTATGGCACGTGAGCATGCTATTCATGCTACGATCAAGTCTTTATTTGTCTTACTCTTTGGTTTTaaggtttttctcttttttacaatatataactatatttttGTTAGTACAATTTCAATGTTGATGGGATTAGGCAATATGGgaaatctaaattgaccattgaggtatgagtgtgagagtgagtgtttttttgtctctatgtggccctgtgatggactggcgacctgtccaaggtgtacctcgcctttcaccctatgtgaGCTGGCACCAGCTCCCCCTGTGACCCCCCGTGTGgatgataaagcagtagaaggtgGATGGAATTCCAATTACTTTGTCCTTTATATTCTACCGGTTATAAATCATTTGTGACTTTGACATTAATAATAACTCCTGCCCTCACCTTGGACACGTCCACAGGTCGGGACAGGAAGTTGGAGGACATGTCGCTGACGAGCACCACGCCGCTGGTTTCAGGTGTGAAGTTGTATTCAACTCCGTGGACCGTCTCATTGCAGCAGTAGTACACGTAGGAGGCCGAAGGGTTCAGAGTCCAGCTGCTGGGGTCAGGGATTTCTGGACAAAGAACAACCACAGGGAGTGTAAAGCAAGAGGAACACAGTTCAGCCAAAGTAAAGAGTTTTACGTGTACCAAGTTCTCTAGTTATGGAGCTCACAGGCTTCATAGACCCAAGTCTCTGAATCACAATCCTCACAATCACAGCTTGAGTTTCAGTTCAATCTCACATGTAATATTAAGCCTGGAGAAGTGAGAGCATATTGTATGAATCCACTTCTTACACAAATAACGAATGAAATTTAAGTTTCCAAACAcgtgccattaaaaaaaaactaaaaaaaacctgataaaCAAGAGTGGAAAAGGCCGCCCACATACCAGTCTTTCACTGACAGTTGGCTCCAATTGTCTGTTACATAATAGTCTGAATTCAAAGCCGTGCAGActgtgtagagtgtgtgtgtgtgtgtgtgtgtgaggtctaAAAAAACGTATAAACCTATCtttctgaggacattttgacct from Solea solea chromosome 8, fSolSol10.1, whole genome shotgun sequence encodes:
- the psat1 gene encoding phosphoserine aminotransferase yields the protein MEQKRTIHFGAGPAKLPQSVLLQAQKELLDYSGMGISVLEMGHRSSNFDNIMDKSVSLLRELLNIPANYKVLFLQGGGSGQFSAVPLNLIGLKEDKCADYLVTGTWSAKAAKEAEKYGKVNIVHPKLDSYTKIPDPSSWTLNPSASYVYYCCNETVHGVEYNFTPETSGVVLVSDMSSNFLSRPVDVSKFGLIYAGAQKNIGCAGVTVVIVREDLLGHALKECPVILDYKVQADMNSLYNTPPCFSIYIMSLVLEWIKSNGGSAAMETLNKQKSSMIYDIINASNGFYVCPVEEACRSRMNAPFRVGKKGGDDALEKEFLNGASERGMISLKGHRSVGGIRASLYNAVTLEDTESLAVYMKEFLKQHQ